From Laspinema palackyanum D2c, one genomic window encodes:
- a CDS encoding ammonium transporter, with amino-acid sequence MTSKFNFNLKSKPRYRRRPSSRRNAPLRPENSIFQKLSSAIGRLSPSWKACIPLASIILLLSAYSAVAQAPPGDLPETLTDTEELRIALDTMWVVIASILVIFMNAGFGMLETGFCRQKNAVNILSKNLIVFALATVAFWAIGFGFMFGDGNPFIGFSGFFLAGPDNSPATNEAYAGVFDSLSWTGVPLAAKFLFQVAFAGTAATIVSGAVAERIKFVDFLIFSLLLVGIAYPITGHWVWGGGWLSTLGFMDFAGSTAVHSVGGWAALMGAAFVGPRLGKYQDGRPVALPGHNMSIATLGCLILWVCWFGFNPGSTMAADHTIGHIAVTTNIAAAMGAISATIVAWMYLGKPDLSMIINGILAGLVAITAGCNGVTVFGAAIIGTIGGILVVFSVTFFDSIQIDDPVGATSVHLVNGVWGTLAVGLFNVDSGLFYTGSLAQLGVQFLGVASVGGMTVLLSTIFWLVLKSVLGIRVREDEELKGLDIAEHGMEAYSGFLKDNRGMAGGSP; translated from the coding sequence ATGACCTCTAAATTCAACTTCAACCTGAAATCAAAACCCAGATATCGTAGGCGGCCCTCTTCCCGTCGGAATGCCCCCCTGCGCCCGGAGAACTCGATTTTTCAAAAATTGTCCTCTGCTATTGGGAGACTCTCCCCTTCCTGGAAAGCCTGCATTCCCCTAGCCAGCATTATTTTACTGCTATCGGCTTACTCTGCGGTTGCCCAAGCCCCTCCAGGGGACCTACCCGAAACCTTAACGGACACCGAAGAACTCCGGATCGCCTTGGATACCATGTGGGTGGTGATTGCCTCCATCTTGGTCATCTTTATGAACGCCGGGTTTGGGATGTTGGAAACGGGCTTTTGCCGTCAAAAAAATGCCGTCAACATCCTCTCCAAAAACCTGATCGTCTTCGCCTTAGCGACGGTGGCATTCTGGGCGATCGGATTCGGCTTTATGTTCGGGGATGGCAACCCCTTCATCGGCTTTAGTGGCTTTTTCCTCGCCGGACCGGACAACAGTCCCGCGACGAACGAAGCTTACGCGGGAGTCTTCGATTCTTTAAGCTGGACTGGAGTCCCTCTAGCTGCCAAGTTTTTATTCCAAGTCGCCTTTGCCGGTACTGCAGCCACTATTGTTTCCGGTGCTGTTGCTGAACGGATTAAGTTTGTGGACTTCTTAATCTTCAGTCTCTTACTGGTGGGAATTGCCTATCCCATCACCGGACATTGGGTCTGGGGTGGGGGCTGGCTTTCCACTTTAGGCTTTATGGACTTTGCCGGATCCACTGCAGTTCACTCCGTGGGAGGTTGGGCTGCCCTGATGGGGGCTGCTTTCGTAGGGCCACGTCTCGGTAAATATCAAGATGGACGTCCCGTGGCGTTACCCGGACATAACATGAGTATCGCTACCTTGGGATGCTTGATTCTGTGGGTCTGCTGGTTTGGCTTTAACCCAGGTTCGACGATGGCGGCTGACCACACCATCGGCCATATTGCTGTAACTACGAATATTGCTGCGGCTATGGGTGCTATTTCTGCAACCATCGTGGCTTGGATGTATCTCGGCAAACCTGACCTTTCCATGATTATCAACGGCATCCTCGCCGGACTGGTGGCGATTACGGCCGGTTGTAATGGGGTCACCGTTTTTGGCGCTGCCATTATTGGGACCATCGGGGGCATTTTGGTGGTGTTCTCCGTGACTTTCTTTGACAGTATCCAAATTGATGACCCGGTTGGGGCGACCTCAGTTCACCTCGTGAATGGAGTCTGGGGAACCTTAGCCGTGGGTCTGTTTAATGTAGACAGCGGTTTATTCTATACCGGGAGTCTCGCCCAACTGGGAGTCCAATTCCTCGGCGTGGCCTCCGTTGGTGGCATGACTGTTCTGCTGAGCACTATTTTCTGGCTGGTGCTTAAATCTGTCCTGGGTATTCGAGTCAGGGAAGACGAAGAGTTAAAGGGCTTGGATATTGCGGAACATGGTATGGAAGCTTACAGTGGCTTCCTCAAGGATAATCGCGGGATGGCCGGGGGAAGTCCCTAG
- the purE gene encoding 5-(carboxyamino)imidazole ribonucleotide mutase yields MSQRQIGIIMGSDSDLPTMKEAIAVCEEFQVPVEVAIVSAHRTPERMVQYASQAHHRGLKVIIAGAGGAAHLPGMVAALTPLPVIGVPVSSRHLSGVDSLYSIVQMPGGIPVATVAIGNAKNAGLLAVQILATHQPELLDLVQQYRQSLKDSVMEKQARLDQLGYQEYLTQMP; encoded by the coding sequence ATGAGTCAACGCCAAATCGGCATTATTATGGGCAGCGATTCGGATCTGCCGACGATGAAAGAGGCGATCGCCGTCTGTGAGGAATTTCAGGTTCCGGTAGAGGTGGCGATCGTCTCCGCTCATCGTACCCCGGAACGGATGGTGCAGTATGCGTCCCAGGCGCATCATCGCGGACTGAAAGTGATTATTGCCGGTGCAGGAGGGGCCGCCCATCTCCCGGGAATGGTGGCGGCACTGACCCCTTTACCCGTGATTGGGGTTCCCGTATCCAGTCGGCACCTGAGCGGGGTGGACTCTCTTTACTCTATTGTACAAATGCCCGGAGGAATTCCTGTGGCAACCGTGGCGATCGGGAATGCCAAAAACGCGGGATTGTTAGCGGTGCAAATTTTAGCTACCCATCAGCCGGAATTGCTGGATCTCGTGCAACAGTACCGTCAAAGCCTCAAAGACTCAGTGATGGAAAAGCAGGCACGTTTAGATCAACTGGGTTATCAAGAATACTTAACTCAGATGCCCTGA
- the nagA gene encoding N-acetylglucosamine-6-phosphate deacetylase, translating into MTPLSRLRTLLPISGCTNLDIINAQLPGYEDLHWLRIDQQGAIAVIQPMKTEKPPLPSVENLQDMALLDVEGDWVSLGGVDLQINGALGLAFPDLELADFDKLQDICQFLWQEGVDVFLPTLVTTSVENIQRSLATLSAFINNPEYSCPKNQRTAKIGGVHLEGPFLNPDKRGAHPGEYLLPLTLSNVKRVLGDYAQLVKIITLAPELDPSGETLDYLHSLGITISLGHSLATAEQATAAFNRGARMVTHAFNAMPPIHHRQPGLLGAAIVHPEVKCGLIADGEHISPITIELLLRASHYYKGIFLVSDALSPLGLPDGKYPWDSRQIEVINGTARLEDGTLAGTTLPLLTGVQNLVKWGLCEVGDAIALATKSPRWAIALPQLNIGQPASLLRWHLDESENLLTWERLGPLD; encoded by the coding sequence ATGACTCCACTATCACGCCTCCGTACTCTTCTGCCCATCTCGGGTTGCACCAACTTGGATATTATCAATGCTCAACTTCCCGGTTATGAAGACTTGCACTGGCTGCGAATTGATCAACAGGGTGCGATCGCGGTGATTCAACCCATGAAAACCGAGAAGCCCCCCCTTCCCTCTGTGGAAAATTTACAAGACATGGCTTTACTCGATGTAGAAGGGGACTGGGTTTCCTTGGGGGGGGTCGATCTCCAAATTAATGGCGCTTTAGGACTAGCCTTTCCCGATCTAGAATTGGCTGATTTTGACAAACTGCAGGACATTTGTCAATTTCTTTGGCAGGAAGGCGTAGATGTTTTTCTCCCCACCCTCGTCACAACTTCGGTGGAAAATATTCAGCGATCGCTCGCTACCCTATCGGCGTTTATCAACAACCCCGAATATTCCTGTCCCAAGAATCAACGAACGGCTAAAATTGGGGGCGTCCACTTAGAAGGACCCTTCCTCAATCCGGACAAACGCGGCGCCCATCCAGGAGAATATCTCCTCCCCCTCACCCTATCCAATGTCAAGCGCGTTTTAGGAGACTATGCCCAACTGGTCAAAATTATCACCCTGGCACCGGAATTGGACCCCAGTGGTGAAACCCTAGACTATCTGCACTCCCTGGGGATTACCATTAGTTTGGGTCACTCCCTCGCCACGGCAGAACAAGCAACAGCCGCCTTTAATCGGGGTGCAAGGATGGTGACTCATGCGTTTAATGCCATGCCGCCGATTCATCACCGGCAACCGGGCTTATTAGGGGCGGCGATCGTCCATCCGGAGGTCAAATGTGGGTTAATTGCCGATGGTGAGCACATTTCTCCGATTACCATTGAGTTGCTGCTGCGCGCCAGCCACTACTACAAGGGCATTTTTCTAGTTAGTGATGCGCTCTCTCCCTTGGGACTCCCCGATGGGAAATATCCCTGGGATAGTCGTCAAATTGAAGTGATTAACGGGACCGCCCGTTTAGAAGATGGCACCCTTGCCGGAACTACCTTGCCGCTGCTTACCGGAGTGCAGAATTTAGTCAAATGGGGACTCTGTGAAGTGGGAGATGCGATCGCCTTGGCAACGAAATCCCCCCGATGGGCGATCGCCTTACCCCAGTTAAACATTGGTCAACCGGCTTCTTTATTGCGCTGGCATCTCGATGAATCGGAAAATTTGTTAACCTGGGAGCGACTTGGACCCCTGGACTAG
- the mgsA gene encoding methylglyoxal synthase codes for MSSIIALIAHDRKKDEMVAFAQKHSAILSHYHLIATGTTGTRINQATGLEVQLMQSGPMGGDSQIAAQVVEGTVKAVIFLIDPLFAQPHEPDIQALLRICNLQQTPLATNLATAEAIMPSLSPA; via the coding sequence ATGTCCTCAATCATTGCCTTAATCGCCCACGATCGCAAAAAAGATGAGATGGTAGCCTTTGCTCAAAAGCATTCGGCTATCCTGTCCCACTATCATTTGATTGCCACCGGGACCACCGGCACCCGAATTAATCAAGCCACGGGACTCGAAGTCCAACTCATGCAATCAGGACCGATGGGGGGAGATTCTCAAATTGCCGCCCAAGTCGTCGAAGGGACCGTTAAAGCGGTGATTTTCCTGATTGATCCCCTATTTGCTCAACCCCACGAACCCGATATTCAGGCACTCCTACGAATTTGCAACCTCCAGCAAACCCCCCTGGCAACCAATCTTGCCACCGCAGAAGCGATTATGCCCAGTTTGTCCCCTGCTTGA
- the bchM gene encoding magnesium protoporphyrin IX methyltransferase, with translation MNAVDDKTVVREYFNATGFDRWRRIYGTEEVNKVQLDIRKGHQQTVDRVLAWLQADGNLQGLSICDAGCGVGSLSIPLGQAGAMVYGSDISEKMVAEAYQRAKDLFGPSNTISFAAQDLESLSGRYHTVICLDVLIHYPQDKAGEMIGHLCSLAQDRVILSFAPKTVALSALKKVGELFPGPSKTTRAYQHREADIIAILAKNGFAIARQEMTSTRFYYSRLLEAIRR, from the coding sequence ATGAACGCAGTAGATGATAAAACCGTAGTCAGGGAGTATTTTAATGCCACCGGGTTCGATCGCTGGCGCAGAATTTACGGCACCGAAGAGGTCAATAAAGTTCAGCTGGATATCCGCAAGGGACATCAGCAAACGGTCGATCGCGTCCTGGCGTGGCTACAAGCCGATGGCAATTTGCAGGGGTTATCCATTTGTGATGCCGGTTGCGGTGTCGGCAGTCTGAGTATTCCCCTCGGACAAGCCGGTGCAATGGTCTATGGCAGCGATATTTCCGAAAAAATGGTGGCGGAAGCCTACCAACGGGCGAAGGACCTGTTCGGTCCTAGCAATACGATTTCTTTTGCAGCCCAGGATTTAGAATCGTTAAGTGGGCGCTATCATACGGTGATTTGTCTGGATGTGCTGATTCACTATCCCCAGGATAAGGCGGGAGAGATGATCGGCCATCTCTGTTCTTTGGCACAGGACCGGGTGATTCTGAGTTTTGCCCCGAAAACTGTTGCGCTGAGTGCTTTGAAGAAGGTTGGGGAATTATTCCCCGGTCCGAGTAAAACAACTCGGGCTTACCAACATCGAGAAGCAGATATCATCGCGATTCTGGCTAAAAATGGCTTTGCGATCGCTCGCCAAGAGATGACCAGCACTCGGTTTTATTATTCTCGCCTCCTGGAAGCAATTCGGCGCTAA
- a CDS encoding DUF423 domain-containing protein encodes MAQLFMVTASILAGLSVAAGAFASHALKPHLSERSMEIFETGAKYQMYHALALLFVGLVLSQTETPSIWLRVAGFAFIAGVLLFSGSLYTLSLSGIKALGAITPIGGAAFLLGWGCLAVATWKM; translated from the coding sequence ATGGCGCAACTTTTTATGGTAACTGCCTCAATTTTGGCGGGACTCTCCGTCGCTGCCGGGGCCTTTGCCTCTCACGCATTGAAACCTCACCTCAGTGAGAGGTCGATGGAAATTTTTGAGACGGGCGCAAAGTATCAAATGTATCACGCCTTGGCCCTGTTGTTCGTGGGATTGGTTTTAAGTCAAACTGAAACCCCCTCGATTTGGCTGCGAGTGGCTGGATTTGCCTTCATCGCTGGCGTCTTGCTCTTTTCCGGAAGTTTATATACCCTCAGTTTATCTGGGATCAAGGCGTTAGGTGCGATTACACCCATTGGGGGTGCCGCTTTTTTACTCGGTTGGGGTTGTTTAGCCGTGGCAACCTGGAAAATGTAG
- a CDS encoding TIGR02921 family PEP-CTERM protein → MKVWLHGLFSVIFWLWNLTFLGIVYLGILPWIAIPLIRATVEGIIPVEFTLAVTGAIAIPTVCTIIGTKLRKHPLQLIRLFYGVEAPLFALCLVRLFMLREMTGASNLLVGTAGVAMAAFGLELFYGYAKGDRKLAWLQLATHSLMLLMGLYLGALLLFYVVPFTVFFAGYLIRFEWVQGIINLFEYESWNAIWWVPFSFFLWGFSATLFIAMPSALATFHIYSGYKIIKQFAAQYGRKWAVFGSGVVVTAWMVLFLSFQQQPQIQAFKSLENPAATDRERQELLGKSNLIRQGLLNAYLLSYRYLSTHEDNNHIQAMYQDLLGIEESTAQVLQNWYNGLMSPFLYQGSREDSEKAATLYEQFFDTPIQKGEAKTILHAAQSTFNREEAKAGLLNINEQRVLLTQQEIIVTERGDWADVELYEVYENQTPQDEEVFYYFSLPESAVLTGVWLNETADRSDRYVFQISPRGAAQQVYNDQVRRSIDPALLEQVGPRQYRLRVFPVPARLTSFDNTNRLEQPKQHLWLTYKVMQSAQGWAMPQLAEKRNVFWNRTTQRQYNGETVKRLGDAWMPEFLPATNPPSLTAHQVTLPGDYQIFAQPLSDRDYILPQGKRIAVIVDRSYSMRSHGKEVTETVNWLKQNGFADNRFDNNDADIYLTASPGGIPLRLDNIGELNPAKITYYGSLNYREMLQQFQELQGNTTYDAVALISDRGSYELAKDSPDLLTLSSPLWMVHLGGLPRAYDDGTLQAIQGSSGGVSTDLEEVLQRIATTAKLGQSTVSVVDGYRWVVEKPAKADLATLPQTLANATVPDKAGLEALGARQLILALSKQMNAASIADLDAIHAIAKHYEIVSPYSSAIVLVNEEQKQQLKEAESRSDRFNREIEDGKEQLQQPDDMMSVPVPEPHEWLGTIGAIGLLIFAKRKWGKKSVR, encoded by the coding sequence ATGAAAGTCTGGCTGCACGGTTTGTTTTCGGTAATTTTCTGGCTATGGAATCTCACATTTTTAGGCATTGTTTATCTGGGTATCTTACCTTGGATAGCCATCCCCTTAATTCGGGCAACCGTTGAGGGAATCATCCCCGTAGAATTTACCTTGGCAGTCACCGGGGCGATCGCCATTCCCACAGTTTGTACCATAATCGGGACCAAATTACGCAAACATCCCTTACAACTGATTCGCCTGTTTTATGGCGTCGAAGCGCCCTTATTTGCCCTCTGCCTGGTGCGGTTATTCATGTTGCGAGAAATGACCGGCGCCAGTAATCTGCTCGTTGGAACTGCCGGGGTGGCAATGGCTGCATTTGGACTAGAATTATTCTATGGCTATGCCAAGGGCGATCGCAAGTTAGCTTGGCTACAACTCGCCACCCACAGTTTAATGTTATTAATGGGCCTCTATCTCGGCGCATTATTACTTTTCTATGTTGTTCCCTTCACCGTCTTTTTTGCCGGTTACCTTATCAGATTTGAGTGGGTACAGGGAATCATTAATCTATTCGAGTATGAATCCTGGAATGCAATCTGGTGGGTCCCTTTTTCATTTTTCTTATGGGGATTCAGTGCCACCTTATTCATTGCCATGCCTTCCGCCCTCGCTACCTTTCATATCTATTCCGGCTACAAAATCATCAAACAATTTGCCGCTCAATACGGACGAAAATGGGCAGTATTTGGGTCAGGCGTCGTAGTGACAGCCTGGATGGTGCTATTTTTATCGTTTCAACAGCAACCCCAAATTCAAGCCTTTAAAAGCTTAGAAAACCCAGCAGCCACGGATCGAGAACGGCAAGAATTGTTAGGAAAATCGAACTTAATTCGCCAAGGACTGCTCAACGCTTATTTACTTTCCTATCGCTATTTGAGTACCCATGAAGATAATAATCACATCCAGGCCATGTATCAGGACCTCTTGGGAATAGAGGAATCTACCGCGCAAGTCTTGCAGAATTGGTATAATGGGTTAATGTCACCCTTTTTGTACCAAGGGTCGCGAGAAGATAGCGAAAAAGCCGCCACCCTCTACGAGCAATTTTTTGATACGCCCATCCAAAAGGGAGAAGCCAAAACCATTTTACACGCGGCGCAATCCACCTTTAATCGAGAAGAAGCCAAAGCGGGATTACTGAATATTAATGAACAACGAGTTTTGCTAACTCAACAAGAAATTATTGTCACGGAACGGGGAGATTGGGCCGATGTAGAATTGTATGAGGTTTATGAAAACCAAACCCCTCAAGATGAGGAGGTTTTTTACTATTTTTCCTTGCCGGAAAGTGCAGTATTAACCGGAGTTTGGTTAAATGAAACCGCCGATCGCAGCGATCGCTACGTCTTCCAGATTTCCCCCCGGGGTGCCGCCCAACAGGTGTATAATGACCAAGTGCGGCGCAGTATTGATCCAGCACTATTGGAACAAGTTGGACCCCGACAATATCGCCTCCGAGTGTTTCCCGTCCCCGCCCGCCTCACTTCCTTTGACAATACTAACCGCCTAGAACAGCCGAAACAACATCTCTGGTTAACTTATAAAGTCATGCAAAGCGCCCAAGGTTGGGCGATGCCACAACTGGCAGAAAAACGGAACGTCTTTTGGAATCGCACAACCCAGCGCCAGTATAACGGAGAAACAGTAAAACGCCTCGGTGATGCTTGGATGCCGGAGTTTCTCCCGGCAACTAATCCCCCCTCACTCACCGCACATCAGGTCACTTTACCGGGAGATTACCAGATTTTCGCACAACCTTTAAGTGACAGAGATTATATTTTACCCCAAGGGAAACGGATTGCTGTCATCGTTGATCGCTCTTATAGTATGCGATCGCACGGCAAAGAAGTCACAGAAACCGTAAATTGGCTAAAACAAAACGGATTTGCCGATAACCGTTTTGATAACAACGATGCGGATATTTATTTAACCGCCTCACCCGGTGGGATTCCCCTGCGTCTGGACAATATCGGTGAGTTGAATCCAGCCAAAATCACCTATTATGGCAGCCTCAACTATCGGGAAATGTTGCAGCAGTTTCAGGAATTGCAGGGGAATACAACTTATGATGCCGTCGCCTTAATTAGCGATCGCGGCAGTTATGAATTAGCCAAAGATAGCCCTGATTTGCTCACCCTCTCCAGTCCCTTATGGATGGTCCATTTAGGGGGATTACCCCGGGCGTATGATGACGGCACTTTACAAGCCATTCAAGGCAGTTCCGGAGGCGTTTCCACGGACCTAGAGGAGGTATTACAGCGCATCGCCACCACCGCTAAATTAGGCCAATCTACGGTGAGTGTGGTGGATGGATATCGCTGGGTTGTAGAGAAACCGGCGAAAGCGGATCTCGCCACCTTACCGCAAACTTTAGCCAATGCAACAGTTCCAGACAAAGCGGGATTAGAAGCATTAGGGGCAAGGCAACTGATTTTGGCGTTATCTAAACAGATGAATGCGGCAAGTATAGCGGATTTAGATGCAATTCATGCCATTGCCAAACACTATGAAATTGTCTCCCCTTATTCCTCGGCGATCGTGCTGGTTAACGAGGAACAAAAGCAACAGCTAAAAGAAGCAGAATCCCGCAGCGATCGGTTTAATCGGGAAATCGAAGATGGGAAAGAACAATTGCAGCAACCGGACGATATGATGAGTGTGCCGGTTCCGGAACCCCATGAATGGTTAGGAACAATTGGGGCGATCGGGCTGTTGATTTTTGCCAAGCGCAAATGGGGTAAAAAATCTGTGAGATAA
- a CDS encoding DUF1822 family protein: protein MSTTQIREQPIDDFSITIPLTEEERDIADIFAVTQPNPEAAERVRCNTLSVIAVAFYLDLHQIETDITSAQLWNRKQRQTQDIADLPLPGIGWIECRAFSPDQTEIRLPPHPNPQRIGYVGVELNPDTPETAKLLGFVAHSDSTTPLETLHREQLGSLDNLLDVLTRLELLGAILAARDDSPLPETLRQRAITELQRVYAASPHEPWEWAGLAEQRLFDDTLTRNSKDLMVTKNRETPTQSDPDKHRLQQRSFLESVLEEMDEQWRKLSE, encoded by the coding sequence ATGAGTACAACCCAGATTCGAGAACAACCGATAGATGACTTCAGTATCACCATTCCCCTCACGGAAGAAGAGAGAGACATTGCGGATATCTTTGCCGTCACCCAACCCAACCCCGAAGCAGCAGAACGAGTGCGCTGTAACACCCTCAGCGTGATTGCCGTCGCCTTTTATTTAGACCTGCACCAAATCGAAACCGATATCACATCCGCACAACTCTGGAACCGAAAACAACGGCAAACCCAGGATATTGCCGACTTGCCCTTACCGGGAATCGGATGGATAGAATGTCGCGCCTTTAGTCCGGACCAAACCGAAATCCGCCTCCCGCCACACCCCAACCCCCAAAGAATTGGCTATGTCGGAGTCGAACTCAACCCCGACACCCCCGAAACTGCCAAACTCCTGGGATTTGTCGCCCATTCAGACAGCACAACCCCCCTGGAAACCTTACACCGAGAGCAATTAGGCTCCCTAGACAATCTCCTTGATGTCCTCACCCGTCTAGAACTCCTAGGGGCAATTTTAGCCGCCCGAGACGACTCACCCCTACCCGAAACCCTGCGCCAAAGAGCCATTACCGAACTGCAACGAGTCTACGCCGCCAGTCCCCACGAACCCTGGGAATGGGCCGGTTTAGCGGAACAGCGATTATTTGACGACACCCTCACCCGTAACAGCAAAGACCTGATGGTAACAAAAAACCGAGAAACCCCCACCCAATCAGACCCCGATAAACACCGCCTCCAGCAGCGCTCATTTTTAGAGTCCGTCCTCGAAGAAATGGACGAACAATGGCGCAAATTAAGCGAATAA